A single window of Archangium gephyra DNA harbors:
- a CDS encoding CBASS oligonucleotide cyclase translates to MQLTDRQLNDYIDDVLFFGREEKQRYERQIDHLKQTLVNALQANSSLRAWKILHAGSWHKGTALRPFGTQDIDIDIILYLNVPETGRGDLADLHPLLLRSLRAAYPTKDPNDFTTSRKTVGIEFRTSGLLVDLVPVIPTEQPEGYVWQTERGGRGTSLTSPEGQLEFIRQCKARDPRYVQVVRLAKRWRNHRRLHALPSFAIELLVAHLGLTQGVPDTIEQGFYRFFLYLVRGLKERITFPGALGHPPRSACPVQIHDPTNNENNVTARMEPDEVTALLHEAVVALQAVNHAMSVERRGDTEKLWKQVLGPEFSLSR, encoded by the coding sequence ATGCAGCTCACGGACAGACAGCTGAACGACTATATCGATGACGTGCTCTTCTTTGGCCGAGAGGAGAAGCAGCGGTACGAGCGTCAGATCGATCATCTCAAGCAGACGCTCGTGAACGCGCTCCAAGCCAATTCCTCACTGCGCGCCTGGAAGATCCTTCACGCGGGCTCCTGGCACAAGGGAACAGCCCTCAGACCCTTCGGCACGCAGGACATCGATATCGACATCATCCTGTACCTGAATGTCCCGGAGACCGGACGCGGCGACCTGGCGGACCTCCATCCCCTCCTCCTCAGGAGCCTGCGCGCGGCCTATCCAACGAAGGACCCCAACGACTTCACCACCAGCCGGAAGACCGTGGGCATCGAGTTCAGGACGAGCGGTCTGCTCGTGGACCTGGTGCCCGTGATTCCGACGGAGCAGCCCGAAGGCTACGTGTGGCAGACCGAGCGGGGAGGCCGGGGAACCTCTCTGACCTCTCCAGAGGGGCAGCTCGAATTCATCCGCCAGTGCAAGGCGAGGGATCCCCGCTACGTGCAAGTCGTCCGGCTCGCCAAGCGCTGGCGCAATCACCGCCGGCTCCACGCCCTTCCATCCTTCGCCATCGAGTTGCTCGTCGCGCACCTCGGCCTGACACAGGGCGTGCCAGACACCATCGAGCAGGGCTTCTACCGGTTCTTCCTGTACCTCGTGAGGGGATTGAAGGAGCGCATCACCTTCCCCGGGGCGCTCGGGCATCCTCCGCGAAGCGCCTGCCCGGTCCAGATCCACGACCCCACGAACAACGAGAACAACGTGACGGCCAGGATGGAGCCTGACGAGGTCACCGCGCTCCTCCATGAAGCCGTCGTGGCGCTGCAGGCCGTCAATCACGCCATGAGTGTCGAGCGCCGGGGCGATACGGAGAAGCTCTGGAAGCAGGTTCTCGGACCTGAGTTCTCGTTGTCCCGCTGA